Below is a genomic region from Microbacterium sp. LWO12-1.2.
TCAGCTGGCTCCTGCTGCCGATCCTCGCCGCCATCGTCGCTGTCATCACGGGGCATATGGCGCTGAAGCAGACCCGGAACAATCCGGCGATCGGTGGGCGCGGGGTCGCCTTCGCCGGCCTCATCATCGGCTACGTCATGCTCGGGTTCCTGGCTCTGGGGCTCATCATGATGATCATCAGCTTCGTGGCCTTCGGGGCCTTCACACTGCCCTTCCTCTTCAACGCCTGAACATCCTCATCGGCACGCCGCGAGGCCTGCACCGGCGTAGGCTGGAGGCATCGTGAAGAGCAAGCGCGCCGTACCCGCCGTCACCTCCCTGCCGCAGTCGCCGCAGGCCGAGGGCGACCACCGCGTGCGCCGCTACGCCCTCACGATGACGGTCCGCATCGTCTGCTTCGGGCTGATGGTGTTCGTCCAGCCCTACGGCTGGTACACCTGGGTCTTCGCGATCGCCGCCGCTGTGCTCCCGTACATCGCCGTGGTGTTCGCGAACGCCGGCAGCGACAGCACTGAGACCACGGCGGAGTCCCCCGTTCTGGAGGTCGAGGCGCCGCGCCCGTATGTCACGCCGCTCGATGAGGCAGGTCCCGCGGTGTTCCGCATCGACGAAAGCCGGCGGGACGAGTCGTGACCGAGTTCGAATGCTCGCGTGCCGGTTGCCGGAACGCGGCGACGCACCACGTCGTGTGGCGCAATCCCCGCATCCATCCTGTCGACCGTGAGAAGATCTGGCTCGCGTGCGATGAGCATGTCACTTTCCTGCATGACTACCTCGCCGCACGAGACTTCCCCGTCACCGTACGAGAAGGCGTTCCTGCATGAGTCGACGGATGATGCGGTGGTGCGTGTACGTGCTCATCGCGATCGGTTTCGCCATCGCATGCGTGTTCCTGTCGAATTGGCAGTTCGACCGCAATGAGACACGCTCCGAGCAGATCGCGCTCGTGGAGCAGAACTACGACGCCGATCCCGTCCCCCTCGCCGATCTGATCGGCGCCGACGGACAGCTCTCCCCCGGTGACGAATGGCACCCGGTGATCCTGCGTGGCGAGTACCTCGCCGACCAGCAGCTCCTGGTGCGGAACCGACCGCACGGCGGCACGAGCGCGTTCGAGGTGCTGGTGCCCTTCCAGGATGCCGATGGACGCCTGTTCATCGTCGATCGCGGTTGGGTGCCACCCGGCGACGGCGACGCTCCCGACTCCGTGGCCAGCCCTCCCTCCGGTGAGGTCGAGGTCATCGTCCGGCTGCGCCCCGGCGAGCAGCTCCCCGCGTCCGGCCGCGGTGCTCCGGAAGGCCAGGTGCCGACGATCAACCTGCCGTCGATCGCGAAACTCGTCGATGGCGATGTGATCACCGGCGCGTACGGACAGCTGGTCAGCGAGGACCCCGCCGCGAAGAACGCGCTGGGCGGATTCTCCTCGCCCACCGACGACCCCGGCCCTCATCTGTCCTACGCGATCCAGTGGATCCTGTTCGCCATCATGGGCTTCGTCTTCATCGGCTACATCATCCGCACCGAGATCGTGAAGCATCGCGAAGAGGTCGAGGGCGTGCCGACACCGGTGAAGAAGTCCCGTCGCCGTGACAAGGACGCCGATGTCGAGGACGAGCTCCTCGATGCGAAAGCCTGAAACCGCCCCGCCGCAGGTTCGGTGATCAGTCGCGGGCTACCGTATGCGTCCATCCGTCGCCGTGAGGCGCATAGACCACTCGCGTGTGTCGGCGATCCCTCGACCCCTGCCAGAACTCGATACGGCTCGGCACGATCCGCCACAGCACCCAGTCGCCGTCGGTCACGTCCGCACGCGCCGCGGCCGAGCGTGCGGCGAGGTCGGCGGCGCTCTCCTCGGCCGTCGCCTCCACCACTCGCCCCCGCACGCGCACCGCGCGCACCTGCGGCTGCCACCAGAAGTTCAGGGCCGCCGCCGGTGCGTCGGCGAGCTGCTGTCCCTTGCGAGATGACCTCGTACTCGCGAATGCCCAGCCCCGCTCGTCGATCCGCTTCAGGATGAGCGTGCGCGCATCGGGAACGCCCGCGGCGTCCACGGTCGCCAGAGTGACGGTGTGCGGCTCTGCGACACCTCCGGCTGCCGCACTCCGCACCCAGGTCGTGAACAGGGCGGCGGGATCATCCGGCAGCGCGTCGAGGTCCCACTCCGGGGCGACACCCGTGAGAGCGTGTCTGCCGCGCAGCCACTCGTCGAGGGGGCGAGCGTCCAGATCCGGTTCGTCGTTCGTCACCCTCTCGACTATGCCACGAGAGGGCGAGCGGTCAGGCGAGCTCGATGAGGTCCTGGTACTCCTGGCTCCAGATGTCTTCGACACCGTCGGGCAGGATCAGCACCCGCTCCGGGTTGAGCGACTGCACCGCACCGGGGTCGTGAGAGACCAGCACGACGGCACCCTCGTAGTGCGCCAGGGCACCGAGGATCTCTTCGCGGGACGCGGGGTCCAGGTTGTTCGTGGGCTCATCGAGGAGCAGGAGGTTCGCGGACGAGACGACCAGCGTGGCGAGCGACAGGCGCGTCTTCTCCCCGCCGGAGAGCACCCCAGCGGGCTTGAGCACGTCATCGCCGGTGAACAGGAACGAACCGAGCACCTTGCGGGCTTCGGTCTCGGTGATGTGCGGGGCTGCGGAGACCATGTTCTCCAGCACCGAGCGGTTCACGTCGAGATTCTCGTGCTCCTGGGCGTAGTACCCGACCTTGAGGCCGTGCCCTGGTTCGAGCTGCCCCGTGTCCGGCTGATCGACGCCGGCGAGCATGCGCAGCAGCGTCGTCTTTCCGGCACCGTTGAGTCCGAGCACCACGACCTTGGAACCGCGGTCGATCGCGAGGTCCACGTCGGTGAAGATCTCCAGAGAGCCGTAGGACTTCGACAGACCGGACGCCATCATCGGCGTCTTGCCGCACGGAGCGGGCTTCGGGAACCGCAGCTTCGCGACGCGGTCTTCCTGACGCACGTCATCGAGGCCGGCGAGCATCTTCTCCGCACGGGCGACCATCTGGTGGGCAGCGGCCGCCTTCGAGGCCTTCGCACCGAAGCGTGCGGCCTGCAGCTGCAGAGTCGTCGCCTTCTTCTCGACGTTGGCGCGCTCCTTCTTGCGACGCTCCTCGTCGGCCACCCGCTGACGCAGGTAGTTCTTCCAGTTCATGTTGTAGGTGTCGATGATCTGGCGGTTGGCGTCGAGGTAGAACACCCGGTTCACGGTCTCGCCGACGAGCTCGACATCGTGGCTGATCACGATCAGCCCACCCTTGTAACCCTTCAGGAACTCACGCAGCCACACCACGCTGTCCGCGTCGAGGTGGTTGGTCGGCTCATCGAGGATCATCGTCTGCGCATCCGAGAACAGGATGCGTGCGAGCTCGATCCGGCGACGCTGTCCACCAGAGAGGGTGGAGAGCGGCTGGTCGAGGATGCGGTCGGGCAGCGAGAGGTTGTGCGCGATCGAGGCCGCCTGCGCCTCCGCGGCGTAGCCGCCCTGCGCCTCGAACTGCTCGGTCAGCTGCGCATAGCGCTTCATCGCCTTCGCGGCGACAGCGGGGTCATCCGATCCCATGTCGAGCGAGGCCTCGGTCATGCCGAGGTTCAGCTGCCCCAGGCCACGGGCGTCGAGGATGCGGGTGCGGGCGAGGTCTTCCGGGTTGCCTGAGCGCGGGTCCTGCGGCAGGTAACCCAGCTCGCCGGAGCGGGTGACCGTGCCATCGGCCGGGAGCAGATCACCGGCCAGTACCTTGGTGAGAGTCGTCTTCCCGGCGCCGTTGCGACCGACGAGCCCGATCTTGTCGCCATCGGCGACGCGGAACGAGACGTTCTCCATGAGCAGGCGTGCGCCCACGCGGATCTCGAGGTCGTGCACGGCGAGCACAGCGGATGTCCGTTCTTTCGGGTGGAAGTCGGCCGAGGGGCCAGCCTCCCAGTATAAGCGGGTCGGGCCGGGCGCGGACCGACCGTGCACTCAGGAAGATCAACCCCGAGAGTGAGGAGGACGATACCGGAGAGGGATGCTCCCTCCGGTGCCCTCTCCGTAACGTTCAGGGGTGGATGTCATCAATGAGCTCATCATGCAGGCCGTCGCCTCCCCCTGGCTGTACCTGGTCCTGTTCGGGGTGACGATCCTCGATGGCTTCTTTCCCCCGGTCCCGAGTGAGACCGTTCTGGTCGCGGCCGCTGCCGTCGCGGCTTCCACCGGGGGCGCTGACCTGCTCCTGCTCGGCATGGTCGCCGCGCTCGGAGCCGCGATCGGCGACAACATCGCCTTCCTGATCGGACGCAGAACGGGCACCACACGGTTCGCGTGGATGCGCAGGCCGCGCGTCCAGACCGTCTTCGCCTCCGCGCAACGCGCTCTCGAGAACCGCAGCGCGGTGCTGATCCTGGGCGCCAGGTACATCCCGGTCGGACGCGTGGCTGTGAACATGTCAGCCGGTGCCCTCGGGTTCGCCTGGCGTCGCTTCCTGCCGCTCAGTCTGATCGGCGGCCTCAGCTGGAGCATCTTCAGCCTGGCGATCGGGCTGCTCGCCGGATCGTGGATCAAGGGACAACCGTTGCTGAGCGCAGCGCTCGGTATCGCGATCGCCCTGCTCGTCGGACTGGTGATCGACCGGATCGCGGCCGCTCGGCGCCGCCGCGTCACCGCTCCTCAACTGGCAGGATGACAGACATGGCCCGTCGCCGACCGCGCGCAGCGCGCACCCCGTGGATCACGCGACGCACCGCTGCCCTCCTGGCACTGTGTGCGGCGACGATCGCGCTGTTCGCGACCCTCGTTCCTCTGCAGACGACGCTCTCGGGCACTCCGCTGGCGCTCTCCTTCATCCTGGGAGCCGCCGTCTGCGCCGCACCGCTGGTCTCGCTGACGCGGCCGCGGACGGCGCTCGTGATGTTCAGCGCCGCCGCCTTCCTCCTGCCCTTGACCGTCGATTCCGCTCGCGCGATCTCCACGCCCTGGCCGTGGTCGGTGTCCGCTCTGCTGACGTTCGTCCTGTTCGTCGGGGTCATGACGTTCATCCACGGTGCGCGGCTGGGGGCCTACACGCTCATCATCGGCGTGCTCTCCTCACTCATCGCCCCCTTGCTGCGCCCTGACATGGTGGCGACACCCGGCTCGTCCGCCAGCGCCACCGCAGTGCTGATCGTGACGTCGTCCGTCGCCGTGGCGATGTACCTCATCGCCACATTGGCCGCTGGCCGTCTCCGCCTCGGCGCGGAGCTGACGCGCGAGCGCGAGCACAGCGCTCTCGAGGAGTCCCGCCGCGCCCTCGTCGAGGAGCGCACGCGCATCGCGCGCGAACTGCACAACGTGGTCGCGCACAGCATGTCGGTGATCCAGGTGCAGGCATCGACAGCGCGCTATCGGCTCCCCGAGATCGGTGATGTGGCCGCATCCGAGTTCGACGACATCGCTGCCACGGCGCGCACGTCGCTTGCCGAGATGCGTCGGATGCTCGGTGTGCTGCGCACCGAGGACCAGACCGCAGAGCTCGCGCCGCAGCACGGGATCGACGACATCCCGACTCTCGTCGACAGCATCCGACGGGCAGGCGTCGATGTCGGGCTCGCGATCGAAGGCGGGCAGGCAGCCGCCTCTGCCGGTGCCGCCGTCCAGATCGCCGCCTACCGGATCGTGCAGGAGGCACTGAGCAATGCGGTCCGCCACTCCCCCGGCGCGCGCGTCACGGTGCGCGTGCATGCCGATCCGGGCGCGGTACGCATCCGCGTGCACAATGTCGCGGCGCCTGAGACGCCGAACGACCCGAGCGGCGGCTACGGTCTGCGCGGGATGCGCGAGCGCGCCGAGCTCCTCGGCGGCAGCCTTCGCGCGGGGCCCGACGATGACGGATCCTGGACCGTCGACGCCGTCCTTCCTCTGACATCGGATCCCTCGGGGTCCGTCCCCGAAC
It encodes:
- a CDS encoding DUF3099 domain-containing protein encodes the protein MKSKRAVPAVTSLPQSPQAEGDHRVRRYALTMTVRIVCFGLMVFVQPYGWYTWVFAIAAAVLPYIAVVFANAGSDSTETTAESPVLEVEAPRPYVTPLDEAGPAVFRIDESRRDES
- a CDS encoding SURF1 family protein produces the protein MSRRMMRWCVYVLIAIGFAIACVFLSNWQFDRNETRSEQIALVEQNYDADPVPLADLIGADGQLSPGDEWHPVILRGEYLADQQLLVRNRPHGGTSAFEVLVPFQDADGRLFIVDRGWVPPGDGDAPDSVASPPSGEVEVIVRLRPGEQLPASGRGAPEGQVPTINLPSIAKLVDGDVITGAYGQLVSEDPAAKNALGGFSSPTDDPGPHLSYAIQWILFAIMGFVFIGYIIRTEIVKHREEVEGVPTPVKKSRRRDKDADVEDELLDAKA
- a CDS encoding pyridoxamine 5'-phosphate oxidase family protein, with amino-acid sequence MTNDEPDLDARPLDEWLRGRHALTGVAPEWDLDALPDDPAALFTTWVRSAAAGGVAEPHTVTLATVDAAGVPDARTLILKRIDERGWAFASTRSSRKGQQLADAPAAALNFWWQPQVRAVRVRGRVVEATAEESAADLAARSAAARADVTDGDWVLWRIVPSRIEFWQGSRDRRHTRVVYAPHGDGWTHTVARD
- a CDS encoding ABC-F family ATP-binding cassette domain-containing protein yields the protein MLAVHDLEIRVGARLLMENVSFRVADGDKIGLVGRNGAGKTTLTKVLAGDLLPADGTVTRSGELGYLPQDPRSGNPEDLARTRILDARGLGQLNLGMTEASLDMGSDDPAVAAKAMKRYAQLTEQFEAQGGYAAEAQAASIAHNLSLPDRILDQPLSTLSGGQRRRIELARILFSDAQTMILDEPTNHLDADSVVWLREFLKGYKGGLIVISHDVELVGETVNRVFYLDANRQIIDTYNMNWKNYLRQRVADEERRKKERANVEKKATTLQLQAARFGAKASKAAAAHQMVARAEKMLAGLDDVRQEDRVAKLRFPKPAPCGKTPMMASGLSKSYGSLEIFTDVDLAIDRGSKVVVLGLNGAGKTTLLRMLAGVDQPDTGQLEPGHGLKVGYYAQEHENLDVNRSVLENMVSAAPHITETEARKVLGSFLFTGDDVLKPAGVLSGGEKTRLSLATLVVSSANLLLLDEPTNNLDPASREEILGALAHYEGAVVLVSHDPGAVQSLNPERVLILPDGVEDIWSQEYQDLIELA
- a CDS encoding DedA family protein, with protein sequence MDVINELIMQAVASPWLYLVLFGVTILDGFFPPVPSETVLVAAAAVAASTGGADLLLLGMVAALGAAIGDNIAFLIGRRTGTTRFAWMRRPRVQTVFASAQRALENRSAVLILGARYIPVGRVAVNMSAGALGFAWRRFLPLSLIGGLSWSIFSLAIGLLAGSWIKGQPLLSAALGIAIALLVGLVIDRIAAARRRRVTAPQLAG
- a CDS encoding sensor histidine kinase: MTDMARRRPRAARTPWITRRTAALLALCAATIALFATLVPLQTTLSGTPLALSFILGAAVCAAPLVSLTRPRTALVMFSAAAFLLPLTVDSARAISTPWPWSVSALLTFVLFVGVMTFIHGARLGAYTLIIGVLSSLIAPLLRPDMVATPGSSASATAVLIVTSSVAVAMYLIATLAAGRLRLGAELTREREHSALEESRRALVEERTRIARELHNVVAHSMSVIQVQASTARYRLPEIGDVAASEFDDIAATARTSLAEMRRMLGVLRTEDQTAELAPQHGIDDIPTLVDSIRRAGVDVGLAIEGGQAAASAGAAVQIAAYRIVQEALSNAVRHSPGARVTVRVHADPGAVRIRVHNVAAPETPNDPSGGYGLRGMRERAELLGGSLRAGPDDDGSWTVDAVLPLTSDPSGSVPEHPSAVLRATDRETT